Proteins encoded in a region of the Mycolicibacterium chitae genome:
- a CDS encoding aspartate aminotransferase family protein, whose product MTSTQAGELSAKADRHLWGHFARHGAGITPPIITRGEGVHIWDDSGKRYIDGLSGLFVVQVGHGRAELAEAAAKQAETLAFFPLWSYATPPAIELADRLATYAPGDLNRVFFTTGGGEAVESAWKLAKQYFKLTGKPGKHKVVSRAIAYHGTPQGALAITGLPAFKAPFEPLTPGGFRVPNTNFYRAPEQYRTDIKAFGEYCADRIAEAIEFEGPDTVAAVFLEPVQNAGGCFPPPPGYFERVREICDEYDVLLVSDEVICAYGRIGSMFACDDFNYVPDMITCAKGLTSGYSPIGAMIASDKLFEPFNDGQTVFPHGYTFGGHPVSSAVALANLDIFEREGLNDHVRQTAPAFRSTLEKLLDLPIVGDVRGEGFFYGIELVKDKTTRESFDDEESERLLRGYLTPALWDAGLYCRADDRGDPVVQLAPPLICGQAEFDAIYEILHGVLTEAGRRL is encoded by the coding sequence ATGACGTCAACCCAGGCCGGCGAGCTGTCCGCCAAGGCCGACCGCCACCTGTGGGGCCACTTCGCCCGGCACGGCGCCGGGATCACCCCGCCGATCATCACCCGCGGCGAGGGCGTGCACATCTGGGATGACAGCGGAAAGCGTTACATCGACGGGCTTTCGGGGCTGTTCGTCGTCCAGGTGGGCCACGGACGCGCCGAACTCGCCGAGGCCGCCGCCAAGCAGGCCGAGACGCTGGCCTTCTTCCCGCTCTGGAGCTACGCCACGCCACCGGCGATCGAACTGGCCGACCGATTGGCCACCTACGCGCCCGGGGACCTGAACCGGGTGTTCTTCACCACCGGCGGCGGCGAGGCCGTCGAATCGGCGTGGAAGCTGGCCAAGCAGTACTTCAAGCTCACCGGCAAACCCGGTAAGCACAAGGTGGTTTCGCGGGCGATCGCCTATCACGGCACACCGCAGGGCGCGCTGGCCATCACCGGGCTGCCGGCCTTCAAGGCGCCCTTCGAGCCGCTGACCCCGGGCGGCTTCCGGGTGCCCAACACCAACTTCTACCGCGCCCCGGAGCAGTACCGGACCGACATCAAGGCGTTCGGCGAGTATTGCGCCGACCGTATCGCCGAGGCCATCGAGTTCGAGGGCCCGGACACGGTGGCGGCCGTGTTCCTCGAGCCGGTCCAGAACGCCGGGGGCTGCTTCCCGCCGCCGCCCGGATACTTCGAGCGGGTCCGGGAGATCTGCGACGAGTACGACGTGCTGCTGGTCTCCGACGAGGTGATCTGCGCCTACGGCCGGATCGGATCGATGTTCGCCTGCGACGACTTCAACTACGTGCCGGACATGATCACCTGCGCCAAGGGATTGACCTCGGGCTACTCCCCGATCGGCGCAATGATCGCCAGCGACAAGCTCTTCGAGCCGTTCAACGACGGTCAGACGGTGTTCCCGCACGGCTACACCTTCGGTGGACATCCGGTGTCCTCGGCGGTGGCGCTGGCCAATCTGGACATCTTCGAACGCGAGGGCCTCAACGACCACGTCCGACAGACGGCACCGGCCTTCCGGTCGACGTTGGAGAAGCTCCTCGACTTGCCGATCGTCGGCGACGTGCGCGGCGAGGGCTTCTTCTATGGCATCGAACTGGTGAAGGACAAGACCACCCGGGAATCGTTCGACGACGAGGAATCCGAGCGGTTGCTGCGCGGGTACCTGACCCCGGCGCTGTGGGATGCCGGGCTGTACTGCCGCGCCGATGACCGCGGCGACCCAGTGGTGCAACTCGCGCCGCCGCTGATCTGCGGGCAGGCCGAGTTCGACGCCATCTACGAGATCCTGCACGGCGTGCTGAC
- a CDS encoding sigma-70 family RNA polymerase sigma factor has protein sequence MTSSAGAVEFEAVRPHLLAVAYRLTGTVADAEDMVQDAWLRWAGLGERRREIADLRAWLTTVVSRLSLDWLRSAAHRRENYVGSWLPEPVVVEHGADDPLAAVVAAEGARYAAMVVLERLSPDQRVAFVLHDGFGMSFPEVAEVLGTSAAAARQLGSRARRAVAQAPAPPSDSQHDEVVGQLMAAIAAGDLAAVVALLHPEVRFTGDANRRAPTAAQVIIGPDKVARFLLGLAQRYGPGFVTSQRLALINGELGSFTAGQPVESGFAEMMPRIAAMTVKDGKVWAVWDIANPDKFTGSPLGGR, from the coding sequence GTGACCTCGAGCGCGGGAGCCGTCGAATTCGAGGCGGTGCGGCCCCACCTTCTTGCCGTGGCCTACCGGCTGACCGGCACGGTCGCCGATGCCGAGGACATGGTGCAGGACGCGTGGCTGCGGTGGGCCGGACTGGGGGAGCGGCGCCGCGAGATCGCCGACCTGCGCGCATGGTTGACGACCGTGGTGAGCCGGCTGAGCCTGGACTGGCTGCGGTCGGCCGCGCACCGCCGGGAGAACTACGTCGGCAGTTGGCTGCCCGAGCCCGTCGTGGTGGAGCACGGCGCCGATGACCCGCTGGCCGCCGTCGTCGCCGCCGAGGGTGCGCGGTACGCGGCAATGGTTGTGCTGGAACGTCTTTCGCCAGATCAACGGGTTGCCTTCGTGCTGCACGACGGGTTCGGGATGTCCTTCCCGGAGGTCGCCGAGGTGCTGGGGACCAGCGCGGCCGCCGCGCGTCAGCTGGGTTCGCGGGCCCGGCGCGCGGTGGCGCAGGCACCCGCCCCGCCGTCCGACTCGCAGCATGACGAGGTCGTCGGGCAGCTGATGGCCGCGATCGCGGCCGGCGACCTGGCCGCCGTGGTGGCGCTGCTGCATCCCGAGGTGCGCTTCACCGGGGATGCCAACCGGCGGGCACCGACCGCCGCCCAGGTCATCATCGGGCCCGACAAGGTGGCCCGGTTCCTGCTCGGGCTGGCCCAGCGCTATGGGCCGGGATTCGTCACGTCGCAACGACTGGCGCTGATCAACGGCGAGTTGGGCTCTTTCACTGCCGGCCAGCCCGTCGAATCGGGTTTTGCCGAGATGATGCCGCGGATCGCGGCGATGACGGTCAAGGACGGAAAGGTGTGGGCGGTATGGGATAT
- a CDS encoding universal stress protein, producing the protein MHLTVGYLATPTGDDGVALAVALARTFGAEVDVVLVIRHELPDGSPGRAQYQELLLERGNRWIAGAVAAFEAAGIAATPNVLVGESFAESLLSFAEEHNSDLIVVGGARDGFFGGHVIGPVSSALLHSSTIPVALAPRGYAEDPPPSLAAVTAAVPTKPGDDNPLPFAIKLAGVAGLPIRMVSLVSAENLAEAENIAELRALQITAAEENLDVAARALPTAPDIESLVAEGMTLESALKKLTWSQADVLVVGSSRFAAPRRIFLGSTAARILAGTDAPVIVIPRD; encoded by the coding sequence ATGCATTTGACCGTTGGTTACCTGGCCACCCCGACCGGCGACGACGGCGTTGCGCTGGCCGTGGCGCTGGCACGGACGTTCGGCGCCGAGGTGGACGTGGTGCTGGTGATCCGCCACGAACTGCCCGACGGCAGCCCGGGCCGCGCCCAGTACCAGGAGCTGCTACTCGAGCGCGGGAACCGCTGGATCGCCGGCGCGGTGGCCGCCTTCGAGGCCGCCGGGATCGCCGCCACCCCCAACGTGCTCGTCGGCGAATCCTTCGCCGAGTCGCTGCTGAGTTTCGCCGAGGAGCACAACTCGGATCTCATCGTCGTCGGCGGCGCCCGCGACGGCTTCTTCGGCGGACACGTCATCGGCCCGGTTTCCAGTGCGCTGCTGCACAGTTCGACCATCCCGGTCGCCCTGGCCCCGCGCGGCTACGCCGAGGATCCCCCGCCGTCGCTGGCCGCGGTCACCGCGGCGGTGCCCACCAAACCTGGCGACGACAACCCGTTGCCGTTCGCGATCAAGCTGGCCGGGGTCGCCGGCCTGCCAATCCGGATGGTCTCGCTGGTCTCGGCGGAGAACCTCGCCGAGGCCGAGAACATCGCCGAGTTGCGCGCGTTGCAGATCACCGCTGCCGAGGAGAACCTGGATGTGGCGGCCCGCGCGCTGCCCACCGCCCCCGATATCGAATCCCTGGTGGCCGAGGGCATGACGCTGGAATCGGCCCTGAAGAAGCTGACCTGGAGTCAGGCCGACGTGTTGGTGGTGGGCTCGAGCCGCTTCGCCGCGCCGCGGCGGATCTTCCTGGGCTCCACGGCCGCGCGCATCCTGGCCGGGACCGACGCCCCGGTGATCGTCATCCCGCGCGACTGA
- a CDS encoding APC family permease gives MAIAEPPARPRSDKGLQADALGLVGNIVIGLAATAPAYSLAATLGYIVLAVGEKAPSMFVLAFIPMLMVAFAYRELARDTPDCGTTFTWGTKAFGPWIGWIGGWGLAVSAIIVLANVAEIAAIYLFRFVGLDSLAESLTAKVLLGSFFIIAMTVVSARGIVLSERIQSVLMVIQFVILIGVSVIALVRVFAGTAGEQAVLPSWSWLWPSGLDASSIAAAVILCIFIYWGWDACLAVGEETKDSENTPGRAAIITTLILVATYVLVAYAIQSFAGFGDTGIGLNNEENVDDVLTVLGGPVAGGVAAALLLLTVSVSALSSTQTTILPTARGTLSMAVYEAIPKRFAFVHPRYMTPTFGTIVMGISALGFFFLLSFISQNALADSIASLGLAVAFYYMITAFACVWYFRRTLLASTRNLFMRGILPFLGGLAMVWAFFQSAYDMIDPDYGYTAFGSIGGVFVFGVGMLVLGIPLMLLCFAFGTKRFFRGETLTPETTVKVPDIY, from the coding sequence ATGGCAATTGCGGAGCCACCCGCACGTCCCCGCTCGGACAAAGGCCTGCAAGCCGACGCGCTGGGCCTGGTGGGCAACATCGTCATCGGACTGGCGGCCACCGCGCCGGCCTACAGCCTGGCGGCGACGCTGGGCTACATCGTGTTGGCGGTCGGTGAGAAGGCGCCGTCGATGTTCGTGCTCGCCTTCATCCCGATGCTGATGGTGGCGTTCGCCTACCGCGAACTGGCGCGCGACACCCCGGACTGCGGGACCACGTTCACGTGGGGCACCAAGGCTTTCGGGCCGTGGATCGGCTGGATCGGCGGCTGGGGTCTGGCCGTCTCGGCGATCATCGTGCTGGCCAACGTCGCCGAGATCGCGGCGATCTATCTGTTCCGGTTCGTCGGGCTGGATTCGCTGGCCGAGTCGCTGACCGCCAAGGTGTTGCTCGGCTCGTTCTTCATCATCGCGATGACGGTGGTCAGCGCGCGCGGCATCGTGCTGTCGGAGCGGATCCAGAGCGTCCTGATGGTGATCCAGTTCGTGATCCTGATCGGCGTCAGCGTGATCGCCCTGGTGCGGGTGTTCGCCGGCACCGCCGGCGAACAGGCGGTGCTGCCGTCGTGGAGTTGGCTGTGGCCCTCGGGACTGGACGCCAGTTCCATTGCGGCGGCGGTGATCCTCTGCATCTTCATCTACTGGGGCTGGGACGCCTGCCTGGCCGTCGGCGAGGAGACCAAGGACTCGGAGAACACCCCGGGCCGCGCGGCGATCATCACGACGCTGATCCTGGTGGCCACCTATGTGCTGGTGGCCTACGCGATCCAGTCGTTCGCCGGGTTCGGCGACACCGGGATCGGGTTGAACAACGAGGAGAACGTCGACGACGTGCTGACCGTGCTCGGCGGGCCGGTGGCCGGCGGGGTCGCCGCGGCGCTGCTGCTGTTGACGGTGTCGGTCTCGGCGCTGTCCTCGACGCAGACCACCATCTTGCCGACGGCGCGCGGCACCCTGTCCATGGCGGTCTACGAGGCCATCCCGAAGCGTTTCGCCTTCGTCCACCCGCGCTACATGACACCGACGTTCGGCACCATCGTGATGGGCATCTCCGCGCTCGGCTTCTTCTTCCTGCTGAGCTTCATCAGCCAGAACGCGTTGGCCGACTCGATCGCCTCGCTGGGTCTGGCGGTGGCGTTCTACTACATGATCACCGCGTTCGCCTGCGTCTGGTACTTCCGACGCACGCTGTTGGCCTCGACGCGAAACCTGTTCATGCGCGGCATCCTCCCGTTCCTCGGCGGGCTCGCGATGGTGTGGGCGTTCTTCCAGAGCGCGTACGACATGATCGACCCCGACTACGGCTACACCGCTTTCGGGTCCATCGGCGGCGTGTTCGTGTTCGGCGTCGGGATGCTGGTGCTCGGCATCCCGCTGATGCTGCTGTGCTTCGCCTTCGGCACCAAGCGGTTCTTCCGCGGCGAGACGCTGACGCCCGAGACCACGGTGAAGGTGCCCGACATCTACTGA
- a CDS encoding Lrp/AsnC family transcriptional regulator, which produces MSDTSPPQPGSARIAGPGPAMQLDDLSKAIIEKLQEDGRRSYAGIGKAVGLSEAAVRQRVQRLTDAGVMQIVAVTDPMQLGFARQAMIGIRCTGDTRKVAEELAVIDEVDYVVLTAGSFDAIAEVVCEDDDGLLELLNTKIRAVPGVIGTETLVYLKLVKQQYNWGTR; this is translated from the coding sequence ATGTCCGATACGTCGCCTCCGCAGCCGGGATCCGCGCGCATCGCCGGCCCGGGGCCCGCGATGCAGCTCGACGACCTCTCCAAGGCCATCATCGAGAAGTTGCAGGAGGACGGCCGTCGCTCCTATGCCGGGATCGGCAAGGCCGTCGGCCTGTCCGAGGCGGCCGTCCGGCAGCGCGTGCAACGGCTCACCGATGCGGGCGTCATGCAGATCGTGGCCGTCACCGACCCGATGCAACTGGGCTTCGCGCGGCAGGCCATGATCGGCATCCGCTGCACCGGCGACACCCGCAAGGTCGCCGAGGAACTGGCGGTCATCGATGAGGTCGACTACGTGGTGCTCACCGCGGGTTCGTTCGACGCCATCGCCGAGGTGGTCTGCGAGGACGACGACGGATTGCTCGAACTGCTGAACACCAAGATCCGGGCGGTGCCGGGAGTCATCGGGACCGAAACCTTGGTCTACCTGAAACTCGTGAAACAGCAATACAATTGGGGCACTCGATGA
- a CDS encoding gamma-aminobutyraldehyde dehydrogenase, producing the protein MTATASDKTSTVAGSWINGAVAQTTGPTHQLVNPATGGVVAELALATPADVDTAVGAARAALRGWATAAPVERSAVLAKLAELMEANAEVFIAEEVSQTGKPVRLATEFDLPGSIDNVAFFAGAARRLEGKASAEYSADHTSSIRREAVGVVATITPWNYPLQMAVWKVIPALAAGCTVVIKPAEITPLTTLTLARLAKEAGLPDGALNVITGAGADVGAALAGHPDVDVVTFTGSTAVGRRVMAAAAVHGHRTQLELGGKAPFVVFSDADLDAAVQGAVAGSLINTGQDCTAATRAIVARELYDDFVAGVAEVMGKVVIGDPHDPDTDLGPLISAAHRDKVAGMVSRAPDQGGRVVTGGRAPEGPGAFYAPTLIADVAETSEVYREEIFGPVLTVRAFTDDDDALRQANDTQYGLAASAWTRDVYRAQRASREINAGCVWINDHIPIISEMPHGGVGASGFGKDMSDYSFEEYLTIKHVMSDITGVVEKDWHRTIFTKR; encoded by the coding sequence ATGACTGCGACCGCCTCCGACAAGACCTCCACCGTGGCCGGCAGCTGGATCAACGGCGCGGTGGCCCAGACCACCGGGCCGACGCACCAACTGGTCAACCCGGCCACCGGCGGTGTCGTCGCCGAACTGGCGCTGGCCACGCCGGCCGACGTGGACACCGCCGTCGGCGCGGCCCGCGCCGCGTTGCGCGGGTGGGCCACGGCGGCCCCCGTCGAGCGCTCGGCCGTACTGGCCAAACTCGCCGAATTGATGGAGGCCAACGCCGAGGTCTTCATCGCCGAGGAGGTCAGCCAGACCGGCAAGCCGGTGCGGTTGGCCACCGAATTCGACCTGCCGGGCAGCATCGACAATGTCGCCTTCTTCGCCGGAGCGGCAAGGCGTTTGGAGGGCAAGGCCTCGGCCGAGTACTCCGCGGATCACACGTCGAGCATCCGGCGCGAGGCGGTCGGTGTGGTCGCCACCATCACGCCGTGGAACTACCCGCTGCAGATGGCGGTGTGGAAGGTGATTCCCGCACTGGCGGCCGGTTGCACGGTGGTCATCAAGCCCGCCGAGATCACCCCGCTGACGACCCTGACCCTGGCGCGCCTGGCCAAGGAGGCGGGCCTGCCCGACGGTGCGCTGAACGTGATCACCGGGGCCGGCGCCGATGTGGGCGCGGCCCTGGCCGGCCATCCCGACGTCGACGTCGTCACGTTCACCGGCTCGACGGCGGTCGGTCGCCGGGTGATGGCGGCCGCGGCGGTGCACGGCCATCGCACGCAACTCGAACTCGGCGGCAAGGCGCCGTTCGTCGTCTTCTCCGATGCCGACCTCGACGCCGCGGTGCAGGGCGCGGTGGCCGGCTCGTTGATCAACACCGGCCAGGACTGCACGGCCGCCACCCGCGCGATCGTCGCCCGCGAGCTCTACGACGACTTCGTGGCCGGGGTGGCCGAGGTGATGGGCAAGGTGGTCATCGGTGATCCGCACGACCCCGACACCGACCTGGGCCCGCTGATTTCGGCCGCGCACCGCGACAAGGTCGCCGGCATGGTGTCGCGGGCCCCGGATCAGGGTGGTCGCGTCGTCACCGGCGGCCGCGCCCCCGAGGGGCCGGGCGCGTTCTACGCGCCGACGCTGATCGCCGACGTCGCCGAGACCTCCGAGGTCTACCGCGAGGAGATCTTCGGACCTGTGCTGACGGTGCGGGCGTTCACCGACGATGACGACGCGCTGCGGCAGGCCAACGACACCCAGTACGGGTTGGCGGCCTCGGCCTGGACGCGCGATGTCTACCGCGCGCAGCGCGCCTCGCGCGAGATCAATGCCGGTTGCGTGTGGATCAACGACCACATCCCGATCATCAGCGAGATGCCGCACGGCGGCGTCGGGGCCTCCGGGTTCGGCAAGGACATGAGTGACTACTCCTTCGAGGAGTACCTGACCATCAAGCACGTGATGAGCGACATCACCGGCGTGGTCGAGAAGGACTGGCACCGCACGATTTTCACCAAGCGCTGA